GACTTGATTATTTACTTTCATGGTGTGTGCCAGTAATGGGACAAGGTATTAATTTACCCTTCCCACAGAGAAAGTGCTGCAATTCCAAAGCAAAGATGTTCCAGGATTGATACAGTTGGCCTCGCAATaggggaggtcagagtggacGATTCGGAGGCGATTCAGCGACACGATTCAGAGACGATTCTGGTCATCAAAAGCGTGGGAAGACGCTGAATCGCCTCAGAACGTGAATCGCCGAATCGCTGAATCGTCTCTGAATCGTTGAAGCGGCTCTGGAGCCGCTTCAACGATTCAGAGACGATTCAACAGCTTGATTCTACTCAGCAGAATCGAGCAGTATTTAATTTATtaattattttcaatttACCTAATTATATATTTGATCTTGACATGATCAAGATTTTTCTCCATCATTGTGAGGGCTGGTGTGATACACAGACTCTTTATGTGAGGCTCTCACTATGGCCGCCAAAAATTCGAGCCGTACAACTCGTTCAGCATCGTCAAAATCGCTCAGCAAGACCACGTTACCCAAGAAACCTACCAAAACACAGgccaaaaaagcaaaatctaCACGGCGGGCCAAACAGAAGGAGGCTAGCATCAAAGTAGTAAAATACTCGGCTAATACTACCGTGAATCGCCTACTGAATCGAAGGTGAATCGAAGTTTTGAAATGGGGGGGTCAGAGTGAATCGCGCTTCGGAAGCAAATTTCTGCGTCAGAATCGGTCTTGAATCCTGACCTGAATCGTTCGCGAATCGCCTCCGAATCgtccactctgacctcccctAATGTTAGCGGACTATCGGTGATGgtgttctatttttaacTCACCCCAAGAATAACCCCAAGGGTATTAGAACTCCTTCGCTTCACATTCCACCTGGCAGAACAGCGTGGTCCACACTCCTCATGACCCCACCGGGACCTACCCGCCTTTCACATTCTCATCCGCACAATAATGCAGATTGACCCTCCAATGACGAACTCGCTGAGCTACGCTGAGCCTTTCGCTGTCAGTGTCAACAATCTTTAATTTCTGAATGGTCTCCAAAGACCACCGTTCCAACTTCCCGGGCAGTTCCACCCAATGTTCTCGGAGCTTCATCTCGAAATTCCAGCGTTTCCCCGCGCTCCGTCAGGATCTGTCTTCTGCATGGGGTTACCGCTTGTCAAAGCAAAAGAATGCGGGGTGAAATGAACGAATGCCCATCCAATGCCAGCTGGAAGTGATTCTGGTATAAGTATTTAAACCATTATATACAGATGACAATCAGTCTTCCTGGATTCCTTTCTTCGCCTTGCCTCGTACCCCCTCACACGACACGCTCAAGTTGGTTAGAACCGCGAAGATACATTTTGTCACCTGAGGAAGAGAACAGCTAGAACAAGAACGAAAAGGATCATGTCAGCCAAAGCGCCTTCGCGGTCGAGTGACCATGAAAAGTTTAGCGATGAGCAGTCCGGATATCGCGTCAACACTGCCGATCCGGATGCAGAGTTTGGAGGCACCGAGGCGCGCAAGGTTCTGGAGAAGAAGCTTTTGTGGAAGGTGGATTGCAGGATGAGTATCCTCGTGCTCATCTACATTTTGAACTATGTGAGCTGAGGGTTTGCTTCCATTGCCACATTGTCCGCCACTGTATCTGATAACTatctgtctttttttttatttgatTTGATAGATCGATCGCAATAATGCTGGGTGAGGCGACAGTTGGTCGGTTATGCGCATTTCATTGACTATGAGTTGTTAGAGCTGCGCGTTTACGAGGATTTGAAGCTGATCTCAGACTTCAGGGTAAAGATCGTATGATTCCTGTTGGCGTAAAGGGGAATTGACGGCTTGATGCAGGCACTGAATTTGCCACTTTACTTTCAATTCTTTATGTTGGATATATCATTATGCAGGTCCCGTCGTAAGTTTCAACGGCTCCTAGCTCGAGAGTCAAAGTTGATTTCATAATTCTCAGAAACATGTTTTTGAACTGGATAGGAAAGCCATCAATATACCTTCCTTCCTGTATAGCAGTGTGGGGTGCCATATCTTGCCTTACAGGTATGTGTTCGATGCCAGAAACTTACCTTGCCAACAACTTGACTGGCTTTTGAATCTAGGTGTCACACACAAGTGAGATATTTCTTTTAAATACATTTACCAAGAGCAACTGGTTCGAACGTGCAGCAGTTTCACAGGAGCATTGCTCACACGGTTCTTTCTCGGCTTTGTCGAAGCGGCGTTCTTCCCTGGTGCATTGGTAAGTCGAGCTTGGTATATTCATCTAGAAGAGAACGCACGGTTGAATGACAGTATCTCTAGTTCCTCCTATCTAAATGGTACAAACGAGACCGACTGGATTACTGTGTCCGCCGGACGCGCGGACATCCGGCGGACGGACAGGGGCACGTGACTTACTGCACATACCGTGTATTCTCAGTACATCGCGTAGATTAGATAGCAATAAAACATTTTGAGCAAACTTGTTAGATATATTAACGTCGAACGCGACTGGTACAACATGTAACGTAACGAGTCGCGTCTATGAAAAGACTGCGCACTAGCGCAGTCTCGTTATGATAATATTTTGAAGTGCGCGTCTGTGGCTTTTACCCTTTTATTCTACTAGTATACTAGTCAAGTAAACCACAATATATCAGTTAGGAGCTCATGGGTGTAAGGCCTGTTGaatgactttctttcacAGTACATGTATTTCACACAAAACCATATTTTTCTATGTACCTACATTCATTTGTTATCATTTACTATTGCCCTCTATAAATTCAACTCAGCTGCTAGATTTTTTCTCGCAGTCTCTTCATctccaaccaccaccatccactgccatccaccaccatctccctACCTTTTACTATGTCTTTCATCATGCTCATCAACTTCTATATCTATGTTAAGAAGTATCTGAAGCTCTGGCTCTTGAATATCACCTACTGTCTGGGTATTCTTCTGGTCTTTTTATTTGGG
The sequence above is a segment of the Psilocybe cubensis strain MGC-MH-2018 chromosome 4, whole genome shotgun sequence genome. Coding sequences within it:
- a CDS encoding putative transporter C11D3.18C yields the protein MSAKAPSRSSDHEKFSDEQSGYRVNTADPDAEFGGTEARKVLEKKLLWKVDCRMSILVLIYILNYIDRNNAGAARLRGFEADLRLQGKDRMIPVGVKGN